A window of Synechococcus sp. WH 8109 genomic DNA:
TCGCGACGCACTTATTCAGTGGTGTCGCATCTCGTCAGCGCCGTCGCCCACGTCGGCGGTTTGAAGTTGTTCGGTTTCCCGTCCCTGGGAGACAAAAAAAACGGTGAATCTTGTGGGATTCATTGTTATTTTTCTTGCGCGTCAGGCCAGTCTCAGACTGGAAAGTGACCGAACAAACCGAACACTCGCAGCAGTCCCTCAACCCTGATAGCTTGGTCACATCACTGCATTGGCCCAGCGATGTTTGAACGCTTCACCGAGAAGGCCATCAAGGTGATCATGCTGGCCCAGGAAGAGGCTCGCAGACTTGGTCACAACTTCGTTGGTACCGAACAAATCCTCCTCGGCCTGATCGGCGAGGGAACAGGGGTTGCCGCCAAGGTCCTCAAGTCAATGGGCGTCAACCTCAAGGATGCCCGGGTTGAAGTTGAGAAAATCATCGGACGTGGATCCGGCTTTGTCGCTGTTGAGATCCCCTTCACTCCCCGCGCCAAGCGTGTTCTTGAGCTGTCTCTGGAAGAGGCCCGTCAGCTTGGTCACAACTACATCGGTACTGAACACCTACTGCTCGGTCTGATCCGTGAGGGTGAAGGTGTTGCTGCCCGCGTGCTGGAGAACCTCGGTGTCGATCTGGCCAAGGTGCGCACACAAGTGATTCGGATGCTGGGTGAAACCGCTGAAGTCACCGCCGGTGGAGGTGGCGGTGGTGCCAAGGGATCCACCAAAACCCCTACCCTCGACGAGTTTGGCAACAACCTCACCCAGCTCGCCACCGAAGCGAAGCTTGATCCGGTGGTGGGGCGTCACAACGAAATCGACCGAGTCATCCAAATCCTGGGTCGCCGCACCAAAAACAACCCCGTTCTGATCGGCGAGCCGGGTGTCGGTAAGACCGCCATCGCTGAGGGCCTGGCCCAGCGCATTCAGCAGGGCGACATTCCCGACATCCTTGAAGACAAGCGCGTACTGACCCTGGATATTGGTTTGTTGGTGGCCGGCACCAAGTACCGAGGTGAGTTCGAAGAGCGCCTCAAGAAGATCATGGAGGAGATCAAGGCGGCCGGAAATGTCATCCTCGTGATCGACGAGGTGCATACCCTGATCGGTGCCGGCGCTGCTGAGGGGGCGATTGACGCGGCCAACATCCTCAAGCCGGCCCTCGCCCGCGGTGAATTGCAGTGCATCGGCGCCACCACCCTGGACGAGTACCGCAAGCACATCGAACGGGATGCCGCCCTGGAGCGCCGTTTCCAGCCGGTGAATGTGGGTGAGCCGTCCATCGACGACACCATCGAAATTCTTCGCGGCCTGCGCGAGCGTTACGAGCAACACCACCGCCTCAAGATCACCGACGACGCCCTTGTTGCGGCCGCAACCCTTGGCGATCGCTATATATCGGATCGCTTCCTGCCCGATAAGGCCATCGACCTAATCGATGAAGCAGGTTCCCGCGTGCGTCTGCTCAATTCGAAGTTGCCCCCCGCAGCTAAGGAAGTGGACAAGGAATTGCGTTCGGTCCAGAAGCAAAAGGAGGATGCCGTCCGCGATCAGGACTTCACCAAGGCCGGTGAACTGCGCGAGAAGGAAGTGGAACTGCGGGAGCAGATCCGCTCTCTGCTTCAGGCCAACAAGGATGAGGTTAAGGCTGACGCAACCTCTGGATCCGGTGAAACAGTTTCAGCCGAATCGTCTGCTTCAGACAGCTCACCGATGGTGAACGAAGAGGACATCGCCCAGATCGTTGCCTCCTGGACCGGTGTTCCGGTGCAGAAGCTCACCGAGAGCGAGTCGGTCAAGCTGCTCAACATGGAGGAAACCCTCCACAAGCGTCTGATTGGTCAGGACGAAGCCGTTAAGGCGGTGTCCAAGGCCATCCGCCGTGCTCGTGTCGGCTTGAAGAACCCCAACCGCCCGATCGCCAGCTTCATCTTCTCCGGCCCCACCGGTGTGGGCAAAACCGAGCTCACCAAAGCTCTGGCGACCTATTTCTTCGGCAGCGAGGAGGCGATGATCCGCCTCGACATGTCGGAATTCATGGAGCGCCACACGGTCAGCAAGCTGATCGGCTCGCCTCCGGGCTACGTAGGTTTCAACGAAGGCGGTCAGCTCACCGAGGCGGTGCGTCGCCGGCCTTACACCGTGGTGCTCTTCGACGAAATCGAAAAGGCACACCCCGATGTGTTCAACCTGTTGCTGCAGCTTCTGGAAGACGGCCGTCTGACCGATTCCAAGGGCCGCACGGTCGACTTCAAGAACACCCTGATCATCATGACCTCGAACATCGGTTCGAAGGTGATCGAGAAGGGTGGCGGCGGCCTCGGCTTCGAGTTCTCCGGTGAAAGCGCTGAGGAGTCTCAGTACACCCGTATCCGTTCCCTGGTGAATGAGGAGCTTAAGCAGTACTTCCGGCCTGAATTCCTCAACCGTCTCGACGAAATCATCGTCTTCCGTCAGCTCAACCGCGACGAGGTGAAGGAGATCGCCGAGATCATGCTCAAAGAGGTCTTTGGCCGCATGGGCGAGAAGGGCATCACCCTCACCGTGTCCGATGCGTTCAAGGAGCGCCTGGTGGAGGAGGGCTACAACCCTGCATATGGCGCACGTCCGCTGCGTCGGGCCGTCATGCGTCTTCTCGAGGATTCCCTCGCCGAAGAGGTGCTGTCGGGTCGGATCAAGGACGGCGACCACGCTGAAGTAGATGTTGATGAGAACAAGAAGGTGGTGGTCCGCCACAAAGGTCAGGTGGACACGGCACCGCAACTCGCCGGTGCCAGCGTCTGATGGGTCGATCCATCTCGTCCCACTCCATTGCCCCCGCCAGAGTTTTGCGGGGGGATGGAGCTTGGGATGAGTCCTTGCCTCAAATCAAATCTCTCTGCTCACGTCCGCTCGTGCTGGGTCGCAGTGCTTCCACTGCGGTTCAGCGACAGCGCTTAGTGTCGGATCTTCTGGCCCAGGGGCTTAAAACTTTCCAGGCTCAGCTTCAGTTCGACTGCTGTGAGCAGGATCTCCAGAGGGTGGCTGCGGAAGCCCAGGGCTGTGACGCCGTTTTGGCCGCAGGGGGCGGAAAAGTACTGGACGCCGGCAAGTTGCTTGCCCATCGCCTTTCCCTGCCCTGCATCACCGTTCCACTGAGCGCCTCCACCTGTGCCGGCTGGACGGCTCTCTCCAACATCTATTCCCCTCAGGGTGCTTTCGAAGGGGATGTGGCCCTCGATCGCTGCCCTGATCTTCTTGTCTTCGATCACGGCCTGGTGCGCCAAGCCCCACCCCGCACGCTGGCCAGTGGAGTCGCTGATGCCCTAGCGAAGTGGTACGAAGCCTCGGTGAGCAGCGGCGACAGCAGCGATGGTTTGGTGCAGCAGGCAGTACAGATGGCACGGGTGCTGCGGGATCAACTGCTGATCGACAGCCTCACGGCGCTGAAGGATCCAGACAGTGAAGCCTGGGTGCGCATCGCCGAAGCCTGTGCTCTCACCGCTGGGGTGATGGGAGGACTGGGCGGTGCCCGTTGCCGCACTGTTGCGGCCCATGCCGTTCACAACGGCCTCTCCCAGATGCAGGCCTGTCACCACGTTCTGCATGGCGAGAAGGTGGGCTTCGGAATTCTTGTGCAGCTTCGCTTGGAGGAACGTCTGGGCGGCAACCGGCTTGCAGGCCAGTCGCACCGCCAGCTGTTGCCATTGCTGCGGCAGCTTGGTTTGCCTGTCAGCCTTGATGATCTGGGTCTGGCGCAGGCCAGTCTCAGTGAGTTGCAGGAGGTGTGTCGCTTCGCCTGCCGTGATGGTTCCGATCTGCATCATTTGCCCTTCGCTGTGACGCCTGGTGCTTTGCTGGAAGCCCTTGTGGGTGCTGCGGAATTCAGCCCCAGCAGCCTTTGAAGACGCTTCTGGATCAATTGCGGCCGGCTCTGCTTGACCCGCAGGCCGAGTCTCTGTCCGCTGAGGTGCAGTGGTTGAAGTTGCCGGCTCTGGGTGTGGACGATCCGTTCCCGGTGGCGATGCTCGGCCAGGGCTCTCCGTTGTTGCTGCTGCATGGTTTCGACAGCAGTTTTCTCGAATACCGGCGCCTGGCTCCCCTCCTGGCAGATCGCTTTCAGCTGTTCATCCCCGACCTGTTTGGTTTTGGTTTTTCGCCGCGTCCCCAGGGCCTCTCCTACGGG
This region includes:
- a CDS encoding iron-containing alcohol dehydrogenase family protein, whose product is MGRSISSHSIAPARVLRGDGAWDESLPQIKSLCSRPLVLGRSASTAVQRQRLVSDLLAQGLKTFQAQLQFDCCEQDLQRVAAEAQGCDAVLAAGGGKVLDAGKLLAHRLSLPCITVPLSASTCAGWTALSNIYSPQGAFEGDVALDRCPDLLVFDHGLVRQAPPRTLASGVADALAKWYEASVSSGDSSDGLVQQAVQMARVLRDQLLIDSLTALKDPDSEAWVRIAEACALTAGVMGGLGGARCRTVAAHAVHNGLSQMQACHHVLHGEKVGFGILVQLRLEERLGGNRLAGQSHRQLLPLLRQLGLPVSLDDLGLAQASLSELQEVCRFACRDGSDLHHLPFAVTPGALLEALVGAAEFSPSSL
- a CDS encoding ATP-dependent Clp protease ATP-binding subunit, encoding MFERFTEKAIKVIMLAQEEARRLGHNFVGTEQILLGLIGEGTGVAAKVLKSMGVNLKDARVEVEKIIGRGSGFVAVEIPFTPRAKRVLELSLEEARQLGHNYIGTEHLLLGLIREGEGVAARVLENLGVDLAKVRTQVIRMLGETAEVTAGGGGGGAKGSTKTPTLDEFGNNLTQLATEAKLDPVVGRHNEIDRVIQILGRRTKNNPVLIGEPGVGKTAIAEGLAQRIQQGDIPDILEDKRVLTLDIGLLVAGTKYRGEFEERLKKIMEEIKAAGNVILVIDEVHTLIGAGAAEGAIDAANILKPALARGELQCIGATTLDEYRKHIERDAALERRFQPVNVGEPSIDDTIEILRGLRERYEQHHRLKITDDALVAAATLGDRYISDRFLPDKAIDLIDEAGSRVRLLNSKLPPAAKEVDKELRSVQKQKEDAVRDQDFTKAGELREKEVELREQIRSLLQANKDEVKADATSGSGETVSAESSASDSSPMVNEEDIAQIVASWTGVPVQKLTESESVKLLNMEETLHKRLIGQDEAVKAVSKAIRRARVGLKNPNRPIASFIFSGPTGVGKTELTKALATYFFGSEEAMIRLDMSEFMERHTVSKLIGSPPGYVGFNEGGQLTEAVRRRPYTVVLFDEIEKAHPDVFNLLLQLLEDGRLTDSKGRTVDFKNTLIIMTSNIGSKVIEKGGGGLGFEFSGESAEESQYTRIRSLVNEELKQYFRPEFLNRLDEIIVFRQLNRDEVKEIAEIMLKEVFGRMGEKGITLTVSDAFKERLVEEGYNPAYGARPLRRAVMRLLEDSLAEEVLSGRIKDGDHAEVDVDENKKVVVRHKGQVDTAPQLAGASV